Within the Kribbella aluminosa genome, the region TCGGCTTCTTTCAGCTCACCGAGTGCCTTGCCCAGTTCGGTGCGGCGCCGTTCGGCGAGGCCGGTCAGCCCGACCCGAGGGTGGACTGCGTGTTCACCTTCCGGATTGGTCCAGGTCGGCACGAGCAGTTCGAGCTTTCGAAGCTTGTCCAGCAGTTCGTCCACCTCACTGGGCGAACGGTCTACTAGCGCCGCAATCTGCTCGGGCGTACTGTCTGGGTGGCTGAGAAGGGCGTGATAGACCGCAAAAGTGGCTTCGTCCACCCCCAGCGGCTCGAGCACGATCTTTCTCCTCCAGAACTTGTCGGAACCGACCATATACAGACAGCGTCGACAAAGAGGACACATAGGTCGGTTCCGGATTATTTCGAAGGGTCAGAGTGTGATCAAGAAGCTGCTGGCTGTAGTCGGCGTTGCGCTGCTCGCAGTTGCCGCCACCCCACTGACCGCGTCGGCGACGAGCGAGAGCCCGGCTTGTCAACTGGTCCAGGCCTGCTGGTAGTTGGAGCGGGCACTGCGTCGTGTCCCGTAGACTGTTGGTGTGGCTCGTGGCGATGGTCGGCTTACTCATGAACTCGACCCGCAGGATCTGGGTCCGCAGGACGCTTGTGGCGTCTTCGGGGTCTGGGCGCCGGGTGAAGAGGTTGCCAAACTGACGTACTTCGGGCTCTACGCCTTGCAGCATCGGGGGCAGGAGTCGGCGGGGATCGCGGTCAGTAACGGGAGCCAGATTCTCGTGTACAAGGACATGGGGCTGGTCAGCCAGGCCTTCGACGAGGCGACCCTGGCGTCGCTGCGGGGGCATATCGCGATCGGTCACTGCCGGTACTCGACGACCGGGTCCAGTGTCTGGGCGAACGCGCAGCCGACGTTCCGCAGTACGGCGACCGGCTCGATCGCGCTCGGGCACAACGGGAACCTGACCAACACCAGTGAGCTGGCCGCCAGTCTCGCCGGTGAGGGTGATCTGGATCTCGGTCTGGACGCCGAGGTCGACCACGCGAAGGCGAACGCCAAGCACGGCGCCTCGAGCGACACCGACATCCTGACCTCGATGCTGGCCGGCTACCCGGACCTGACGATCGAGCAGGCCGCGGCCCGGATCCTCCCGAAGGTCAAGGGCGCGTACAGCCTGATCTTCATGGACGAGAACACGCTGTACGCCGCTCGCGACCCGCAGGGCATCCGCCCGCTGGTGCTGGGCCGGCTGGAGCGCGGCTGGGTGATCGCGAGCGAGACCGCCGCGCTGGACATCGTCGGCGCGTCCTTCATCCGTGAGGTGGAGCCGGGCGAGATCGTCGCGATCGACGCCGAAGGGCTCCGGTCGACGAAGTTCGCCGAGCAGGACCCGAAGGGCTGCCTGTTCGAATTCGTGTACCTGGCCCGCCCGGACACCCAGATCTCCGGTCAGCGGATCTACTCGACCCGGGTCGAGATCGGCCGCAAGCTCGCCAAGGAGCACCCGGCCGAGGCCGACCTGGTGATCGCGACCCCGGAGTCCGGTACGCCGGGTGCGATCGGGTACGCCGAGGCGTCCGGCATCCCGTACGGCTCCGGCCTGGTCAAGAACGCGTACGTCGGCCGGACGTTCATCCAGCCGAGCCAGACGATCCGCCAGCTCGGCATCCGGCTGAAGCTGAACCCGCTCCGCGAGGTGATCGAGGGCAAGCGCCTGGTGGTCGTCGACGACACGATCGTCCGCGGCAACACCCAGCGTGCCGTGATCCGGATGTTGCGCGAGGCCGGCGCGAAGGAGATCCACGTCCGGATCACCGCGCCGCCGGTGAAGTGGCCGTGCTTCTACGGTATCGACTTCGCCAGCCGCGCCGAGCTGATCGCGAACGGGCTGAACACCGAGGAGATCTGCCGCTCGCTCGGCGCCGACTCGCTCGGGTACATCAGCCTGGACGGACTGGTCGAGGCGACCACGGTGCCGATGGACCGGCTCTGCCGCGCCTGTTTCGACGGTGTGTACCCGGTCGCGCTGCCGGACCCGGAGCAGCTCGGCAAGCACCTGCTGGAGGACCCGCTGCGGACCGACGCGGACGGTTTGGCGACGGTGTCCGGTGGTGCCGGCGCCGCCGACGCGCTCAGCCGCCCGTAACCAGAACCGAAGCCGGACCACGTGCGCCGGTCCGTCAGACTGGGTGCCGCCAGGAGTACCGAGCCGTGACAGGGAGAGCAGAACAGTGAGCGAAGGGGCGAGCTACGCCGCCGCCGGGGTCGACATCGAGGCCGGTGACCGGGCCGTCGAGCTGATGAAGGAGTGGGTGGCGAAGGCGACCCGCCCCGAGGTGGTCGGCGGGCTCGGCGGGTTCGCCGGGCTGTTCGACGCGACCGCGCTGACGTCGTACCGGCGGCCGCTGCTGGCGACGTCGACGGACGGGATCGGGACCAAGGTCGCGATCGCGCAGAAGCTGGACAAGCACGACACGATCGGGTTCGACCTGGTCGGGATGGTCGTCGACGACCTGGTCGTGTGCGGCGCGGAGCCGCTGTTCATGACCGACTACATCTGCACCGGCAAGGTGGTCCCGGAGACGATCGCGCAGATCGTGAAGGGCATCGCCGAGGCGTGTGTCGAGGCCGGTACGGCGCTGGTCGGCGGCGAGACGGCGGAGCACCCGGGCCTGCTGGAGGCGGACGAGTACGACGTCGCGGGCGCGGCGACGGGTGTGGTCGAGGCCGACGAGGTGCTCGGCGCGGAGCGGGTGCGCGCGGGCGACGTCGTACTGGCGATGGCGTCGTCGGGGCTGCACTCGAACGGGTACAGCCTGGTGCGGCACGTGTTCTTCGACCGGGCCAAGTGGACGCTGGACCGGACCGTCCCGGAGCTGGGGACGACGCTGGGCGAGGTGCTGCTGACGCCGACCCGCGTGTACGCGAAGCATTGCCTGGAGCTGATCCAGGAGCTGAACGACGGCGACGACAAGCCGTTGCATGCGATGTCGCACATCACCGGCGGCGGGTTCGCGGCGAACCTGGCCCGGGTGATCCCGGACGAGCTGTCGGTCCGGATCGACCGGTCGACGTGGACGCCGGAGCCGATCTTCGGGCTCGTCGGACTGCTCGGCGACGTACCGCTGCCGGAGCTCGAGAAGACGCTGAACATGGGCGCCGGCATGGTCGCCGTCCTGGACCCGTCGTCGGCCGGCGCCGCGATCCAGGCGCTGGCGTCCCGCGACATCCCTGCCTGGGTGTGTGGCGAAGTCACCGCAACCGCAGGCGGCACCGTCACGCTCGAAGGCACGTACGCCAACTAGCGCACCTCGCCACCTGCGAGCGGATCCCGATCGAACCGTCCGACGCCTCGGGCTGCTCGGTCTACTGATCCGCCACAGGTGGTGCTGGTGTGATGGAACACGTCGGGCGCACGGTGAACTGCTCAGCCACCCCACGAGGGGCGCCTGAGCAGCTCAGCCGGGCTAATGCTTACCGACGGGGGTGGTAGTCGTCGGCGTCGTCTCCGTCGCCGTCGTTGTCACCGTTCGCAGAACGGTCGCCACCCTGGTCACCGGACAGCTCACGCTTGAGCTGGTCCAAGTCGGTGTCCCAGGTGCGGTACTTCAGGTCGCGTGCGACCTTCGTCTGCTTGGCCTTTGCACGGCCGCGCCCCATAGCGTCGACCCCCTCGCACAAGTCAACCGGGTACGCTGCGTGGCGCCCACGGATCAGTCGTCAGTAATCGTGGTTCAAGGATACCCGGAGCGGCGGATCGACACACGCACCGCCCCCTCGTCGGGCCTCGCAGAGGTTGGATCACAGCATCGGCGAGGTGGGCCGATCCCCTCAAACCGGCCCACCTCGCCGCGTCCGGTCCCCGCTACTTGACCTCGCGACGTGAGCTTGCCCACAGTCCGACGATGGTCGGCAGGACGATCCAGACCCCCACCGCGGTGAGCGTCTCCGCGGCCATTCCGTGCAGATCCCGCTCCGCGATCCGGCCGAGCGCGCCGAACACGTCGAGCCACT harbors:
- the purF gene encoding amidophosphoribosyltransferase; translation: MARGDGRLTHELDPQDLGPQDACGVFGVWAPGEEVAKLTYFGLYALQHRGQESAGIAVSNGSQILVYKDMGLVSQAFDEATLASLRGHIAIGHCRYSTTGSSVWANAQPTFRSTATGSIALGHNGNLTNTSELAASLAGEGDLDLGLDAEVDHAKANAKHGASSDTDILTSMLAGYPDLTIEQAAARILPKVKGAYSLIFMDENTLYAARDPQGIRPLVLGRLERGWVIASETAALDIVGASFIREVEPGEIVAIDAEGLRSTKFAEQDPKGCLFEFVYLARPDTQISGQRIYSTRVEIGRKLAKEHPAEADLVIATPESGTPGAIGYAEASGIPYGSGLVKNAYVGRTFIQPSQTIRQLGIRLKLNPLREVIEGKRLVVVDDTIVRGNTQRAVIRMLREAGAKEIHVRITAPPVKWPCFYGIDFASRAELIANGLNTEEICRSLGADSLGYISLDGLVEATTVPMDRLCRACFDGVYPVALPDPEQLGKHLLEDPLRTDADGLATVSGGAGAADALSRP
- the purM gene encoding phosphoribosylformylglycinamidine cyclo-ligase, which encodes MSEGASYAAAGVDIEAGDRAVELMKEWVAKATRPEVVGGLGGFAGLFDATALTSYRRPLLATSTDGIGTKVAIAQKLDKHDTIGFDLVGMVVDDLVVCGAEPLFMTDYICTGKVVPETIAQIVKGIAEACVEAGTALVGGETAEHPGLLEADEYDVAGAATGVVEADEVLGAERVRAGDVVLAMASSGLHSNGYSLVRHVFFDRAKWTLDRTVPELGTTLGEVLLTPTRVYAKHCLELIQELNDGDDKPLHAMSHITGGGFAANLARVIPDELSVRIDRSTWTPEPIFGLVGLLGDVPLPELEKTLNMGAGMVAVLDPSSAGAAIQALASRDIPAWVCGEVTATAGGTVTLEGTYAN
- a CDS encoding DUF3073 domain-containing protein; this encodes MGRGRAKAKQTKVARDLKYRTWDTDLDQLKRELSGDQGGDRSANGDNDGDGDDADDYHPRR